The Salvelinus alpinus chromosome 25, SLU_Salpinus.1, whole genome shotgun sequence genomic sequence gcactctgtcccataaacatcacaaatggtccttttgtttgattaattccgtcgatataaatccaaaatgtccatttatttggcgcgtttgatccagaaaaacaccgcttCCAAgttgctcaaacgtgactacaaaatatctcaaaggttacctgtaaactttgcccaaAAAAAATTacctacttttgtaatacaactttaggtgtTTTTTAACgttaatcgataaaattgaagacgggctgatctgtgttcaatacaggattaaaaccaactatagccagctttctggtcacgcgcttctatctaacaggacacttaatgtgactctcgttcaagatAGCTGTACTTCATTACagaaaggaataacctcaaccaatttctcaagactgttgacatccagtggaagcggtaggaactgcaagcaggtcccttagaaatctggtttcctaatgaaaactcattgaaaagagtgaccccccccaaaaaaaatctgaatggtttgtcctcggggtttcgcctgctacataagttctgttatactcacagacatgttttagaaacttcagagtgttttctatccaaatctaccaacaATATGCATAACTTATCTTCTggagatgagtagctggcagttgaatttgggtatgcttttcatccaaatgtgaaaatgctgccccctatcctagaagttaaggcacaccagttaattgaaatgcattccagatgactacctcatgaagctggttgacagaatgccaatagtgtgcaaagctgtcatccaggcaaagggtggctactttaaagaagctcaatataaaatattttgatttgttaaactttttttggttactacatgattccatatgtgttatttaatacttttgtcttcgctattattctacaatgtagaaaatagctaAAATGTATGAgcaggtttgtccaaacttttgactggtactgtatatattttttataatcaaaTGAAGTACATCAGTAGATAAAGGCTATGCTGTACAGAACAATTAGCTAATATGCATTCATTGGACATCTGCTGATGTCCACTTTCTTCCTTCAAAGGTGATGTTGGGAATTACTACTATGGCCAGGGGCATCCCATGAAGCCACACCGTATCCGCATGACACACAACCTCTTGCTGAACTATGGTCTCTACAGAAAGATGGAGATATACGTATGTTGAAAATCCTGGAACTATTCATAAGAGCAGCAGAAAGCCTGCAAACTCAATAGTTCTGAATTGAAAGGTTAATACCTAGGTAGTGAGGTCTCAGTAACTGATCTTCTCCATGTCGGTCTCAGCGACCTCACAAAGCCAGTGGAGAGGAGATGACCAAGTACCACAGTGATGACTACATCAAGTTCCTGCGTTCCATCCGGCCTGACAACATGTCGGAGTACAGCAAACAGATGCAGAGATGTGAGTTTTAGGCAGAGAGGATGTCATGTCTCAATATACCTATACAATTGAGCAGTAGCCCATGAAAAGtcagaaataaatactttgaaAAGCCTCTAGGCCAGCTTTGTCCTTATGTTTTTGAGATTAACATATTTTATGCAATTCTCACACAGTCAACGTTGGTGAAGATTGCCCTGTGTTTGATGGCCTGTTTGAGTTCTGCCAGCTCTCAACAGGAGGCTCTGTTGGTAAGTTAATATACAGGTGTAGGTCTACCCTTTTAGATGACACATTTTCCCTGGATAGTTGGAATATTCTCTGGCTTACTTGGCCTCTTCTGTGGCTGTCCATTACAAGAATGTAGCCATAGTTTCATGCTCTCTGATTGATTCTCTGATTTGGCTTCTCTTCCCCTGTGTTTTAGCTGGAGCTGTGAAGCTGAACAAACAGCAGACAGACATTGCTATTAACTGGGCTGGAGGTCTCCATCACGCCAAGAAGTCTGAGGCGTCAGGTTTCTGCTATGTGAATGACATTGTGCTCGCCATTTTGGAGTTACTGAAGTGAGTACAACCGCTCCACTGCAGTTCATCAAGTTTGTGAAACGTAGGGAATGATATACCTTAACGGATCTCAATAGTAACGGACCTCAATAGGCTTTTCACTTTGGGACACTATAGGTACGCCATATTTAGGAGATTGTTATTCAACCTGTTGATGGTAAATCTTATTTTCCCCCAGATACCACCAGAGAGTTCTGTACATAGACATTGACATTCACCATGGAGATGGAGTGGAGGAAGCGTTCTACACCACAGACCGGGTCATGACCGTGTCCTTCCACAAGTACGGAGAGTACTTCCCCGGCACTGGAGACCTGAGGGTGAGGCTGTCATGTCATCATCAGGGGATGCAAATTGGTGGTATTGTTTATTAAAAGATGTACAAAGGATAGATTTAATTCATACTTAGAAAACTTCACGGCCTGGTGATTGTAGTTTCATAATTGCTTTGTTGGTCAACTTTGCAGAGCTTGTGTCCACATTTGTAGTTGACTGAGTCTGCTTTGTTATTTCTCAAGGATATTGGCGCAGGGAAAGGCAAGTACTATGCTGTGAATTACCCTCTGAGAGATGGGATAGATGACGAGTCTTACGAAGCCATATTCAAGCCTGTAAGTATACTAACTTATCTTGGCTGTATTTAATCTCTCCTCCCTGTAACTCAAACAGACCCAAGTGTAGATAGACCACATTCTACTTTCCATTTAGCCAaacaagctcttctctgtcctggtaccccaatggtggaaccagcttccagAAGCatctgaaagggaaaggggataccaagtcagttgtacaactgattgCATTCAACTAACTGTCGTTCTGGGTAAGAGTTttggctaaatgactaaaatatcaaTTTAATTTATGTCTGTGTGCAGATCATGACTAAAGTGATGGAGATGTACCAGCCTAGTGCAGTGGTTCTTCAGTGTGGAGCTGACTCTCTCTCGGGAGACAGGCTTGGCTGCTTTAACCTCACCATCAAAGGCCATGCTAAGTGTGTGGAGTACATGAAGAGCTTCAACCTGCCCCTGCTGATGCTGGGGGGTGGAGGCTATACCATCCGGAACGTGGCCCGCTGCTGGACCTATGAGACAGCTGTGGCCCTAGACAGCTCCATACCAAACGGTGAGCTCTCCTGCTGCCACCTATGAcactataaaaaataaatggttGCACACACATTTTTGTGGGGTGCTGAAGGCGGCAGTGTTAGggttttacccaataaattactgggagtttgtatatagtgtgcgacgtaatttttttatttatagcTTTATAGTTTATTTGCCGTtagcacctctacactaaatactTTTCTCTGGGTGTGCTCCAGCTTTTTATTAGTCATCCTGCTGCACTGTTGATTTATGTACTTTTACTTTCTAGTATTAGTATTTGACAGGTCTGAGGGGCATGAGTGTTTTAGGATAGATTCCACTACAGTAGACGTATGTCACTGTTGATAACATGATTTTTTCTCCACAGAGCTTCCATACAATGATTACTTTGAGTACTTTGGGCCAGACTTCAAACTGCACATCAGTCCCTCCAACATGACCAACCAGAACACCAACGACTACCTGGAGAAGATCAAGTGAGTCGTTGACCACACTTTGTGCCTACTGTACGTAATTAGAACAATATTTTTGTTCACGATCAAACTATATTGGTCATAATGAAGTACTGTCTTTAGATTTGGGTCATAAACAGTAACCGTTATGTAAGCTAATTATTGACGAGGTAATTTCAGATACCACATAGGTCATATTACGGCACTTGTTATACATATCCTTGACCTTGAGACGTGTATCTATGATGGTATTTTTGCCACTGTTAGTTGAAGTGGTGTCACGTAGGTTAATGCGTCTCACTTGTATGTGTCCATTCAGGCAGCGTCTGTTTGAGAACCTTCGAATGCTGCCCCACGCCCCGGGGGTCCAGATGCAGGCCATCCCAGAAGACGCCGTGCAGGAGGAcagtggagacgaggaggaggaagaccctAACAAACGCATATCCAGTAAGTCCCCTGTCCAAATGTTTAGACCCGACTGACAATGAAGAAAAATGTTTGTCAAATACAGTGCAATTCAGGCCCcttaaccttttccacattttgttacattttaatacaaggctgtaatgtattaCATTCTT encodes the following:
- the LOC139553703 gene encoding probable histone deacetylase 1-B, with translation MALSSQGTKKKVCYYYDGDVGNYYYGQGHPMKPHRIRMTHNLLLNYGLYRKMEIYRPHKASGEEMTKYHSDDYIKFLRSIRPDNMSEYSKQMQRFNVGEDCPVFDGLFEFCQLSTGGSVAGAVKLNKQQTDIAINWAGGLHHAKKSEASGFCYVNDIVLAILELLKYHQRVLYIDIDIHHGDGVEEAFYTTDRVMTVSFHKYGEYFPGTGDLRDIGAGKGKYYAVNYPLRDGIDDESYEAIFKPIMTKVMEMYQPSAVVLQCGADSLSGDRLGCFNLTIKGHAKCVEYMKSFNLPLLMLGGGGYTIRNVARCWTYETAVALDSSIPNELPYNDYFEYFGPDFKLHISPSNMTNQNTNDYLEKIKQRLFENLRMLPHAPGVQMQAIPEDAVQEDSGDEEEEDPNKRISIRAHDKRIACDEEFSDSEDEAEGQGGGRRNAASFKKAKRTKTEEDKEKEGEEKKAGDEKKADDKKEVKEEKVPEEEKMDTKGPKEESKTP